Proteins found in one Gammaproteobacteria bacterium genomic segment:
- a CDS encoding DUF1415 domain-containing protein, translated as MNEEIIIKAVQNWIKTFIVELNLCPFAKREVVKNRVRYVATEATTEEQLLAALAVELELLSESTSIETTLLIHANVLSDFYDYNQFLGLADGLLQEMKFDGVFQIASFHPQYQFSGTDASDAENYTNRSPYPILHLLREESMEQAIAEYADADKIPTRNIALMNDKGVEKLKEMLSQCIG; from the coding sequence TTGAACGAAGAAATCATTATTAAAGCTGTTCAGAACTGGATAAAGACGTTTATTGTCGAGTTAAATCTTTGCCCTTTTGCAAAACGAGAAGTAGTTAAGAACCGGGTTAGATATGTTGCTACTGAGGCAACAACCGAAGAGCAGTTGTTGGCTGCATTAGCAGTAGAATTAGAACTTCTTAGTGAATCAACTTCTATTGAAACAACTCTATTGATTCATGCCAATGTGCTGAGTGATTTTTATGACTATAATCAGTTTCTTGGTCTCGCTGATGGCTTGCTACAAGAAATGAAATTTGATGGTGTATTTCAAATTGCGAGTTTTCATCCGCAATATCAGTTTAGTGGCACCGATGCGAGTGATGCTGAGAATTATACAAATCGCTCACCTTACCCAATATTACATTTACTTCGAGAGGAGAGTATGGAGCAAGCGATTGCTGAGTATGCAGACGCTGACAAAATTCCAACTCGTAATATAGCGTTAATGAATGACAAGGGTGTAGAAAAACTCAAAGAAATGCTGAGTCAATGCATAGGCTAA
- a CDS encoding alpha/beta hydrolase, with translation MKVSKKLFSIVLLMILSISAHASCVILLHGLARTSASMGKLEKHLTEEGFRVVNLGYPSRDDVIENLARQAIYPSLAECHPEQAVNFVTHSLGGILIRQYLSAHEIPNLNRVVMLGPPNKGSEVVDKMGEVPGFNLINGKAGMQLSTDSNSVPNTLGRAEFDVGIIAGTKSINLILSYLIPGRDDGKVSVESTKLLGMNDHIVLPVTHTFMMSNKNVIAQTIYYLRNGKFKKE, from the coding sequence ATGAAGGTTAGCAAGAAATTATTTTCTATTGTTCTATTAATGATTTTATCAATTAGCGCGCATGCTTCTTGTGTGATTCTTCTCCATGGATTGGCGCGAACAAGCGCCTCTATGGGAAAGTTAGAAAAGCATTTAACAGAAGAGGGTTTTCGTGTTGTCAATCTTGGCTATCCTTCTAGAGATGATGTGATTGAGAACTTAGCTAGGCAAGCTATCTATCCTTCGCTAGCTGAGTGTCATCCTGAGCAAGCAGTGAACTTTGTTACTCATTCATTGGGCGGAATATTGATACGTCAATATTTATCAGCACATGAAATTCCGAATCTCAATCGTGTTGTCATGCTTGGACCACCTAACAAAGGAAGTGAAGTGGTGGATAAAATGGGTGAAGTGCCAGGATTTAATTTAATTAATGGAAAGGCAGGAATGCAGTTGAGTACTGACTCAAATAGTGTTCCTAATACATTGGGACGTGCGGAATTTGATGTGGGGATTATCGCTGGGACTAAAAGTATTAATTTAATTTTATCTTATCTTATTCCCGGGCGGGACGATGGTAAAGTATCTGTCGAAAGTACCAAGTTACTAGGAATGAATGATCATATTGTTTTACCGGTGACGCACACTTTTATGATGAGTAATAAGAATGTGATTGCGCAGACCATATATTATTTGAGAAACGGAAAATTTAAAAAGGAATAA
- a CDS encoding DUF2238 domain-containing protein, translated as MKILWAIVYLVVLIWSGIQPKDQVTWILEVSPAIIGAILLLLTYNSFRLTPMLYFFILLHCIVLMVGGHYTYAEVPLFDLIKETFNMDRNNYDKLGHFMQGFVPALLTREILIRNNVVDSLVWLNFFVITVCLAFSAFYELIEWWVALISGGDAEAFLGTQGYVWDTQSDMMLALIGAIVCLFLLSKRHNYQIQDIKLTR; from the coding sequence ATTAAGATTTTGTGGGCTATTGTTTATTTGGTTGTTTTGATTTGGTCAGGCATACAGCCAAAAGATCAGGTCACTTGGATTTTGGAGGTCTCGCCTGCCATTATCGGTGCAATTCTACTGTTATTAACGTACAACTCTTTTCGTTTAACGCCAATGCTGTACTTTTTTATATTATTGCATTGCATCGTGTTAATGGTTGGCGGTCATTATACCTATGCCGAAGTGCCGTTATTTGATTTGATTAAAGAAACGTTTAATATGGATCGAAACAATTACGATAAGCTTGGACATTTCATGCAGGGGTTTGTGCCAGCTTTGCTCACTAGAGAAATTTTAATTAGAAATAATGTGGTTGATAGTTTAGTCTGGTTGAATTTTTTTGTTATAACGGTGTGTCTCGCGTTTAGCGCATTTTATGAATTAATAGAATGGTGGGTGGCACTGATATCAGGGGGTGATGCCGAAGCATTCTTGGGTACTCAAGGATATGTATGGGATACGCAATCTGACATGATGCTAGCATTGATAGGCGCAATTGTGTGTTTGTTTTTGCTTTCTAAACGGCACAACTATCAAATACAAGATATTAAATTGACCCGTTAA
- a CDS encoding VF530 family protein produces MTHASKDPLHGITLEKIVTQLVERYGWEELGKRIKIKCFTNDPSISSSLKFLRKTPWARKKVETLYLRTKSPKDNIWLEAQENFKNKS; encoded by the coding sequence ATGACACATGCATCTAAAGACCCTTTGCACGGCATAACCTTAGAGAAAATTGTCACTCAACTTGTGGAGCGATATGGTTGGGAAGAACTAGGGAAACGGATAAAAATCAAATGTTTTACTAATGATCCCAGTATTTCCTCATCTTTAAAATTCCTCCGCAAAACCCCATGGGCACGCAAAAAAGTAGAAACACTTTATCTACGAACAAAATCGCCAAAAGACAATATATGGCTAGAAGCTCAAGAAAATTTCAAAAACAAATCTTAA
- a CDS encoding RNA-binding protein, protein MKLLVRNIDRGVTETQLQSLFEAYGTIQSCTIVLDQKTGGSKGFGFVEMPKPGEAKAAVKNLNGKNIQGSELRVKKAEKKSAVSPESSKPNLYNKLK, encoded by the coding sequence ATGAAACTACTTGTACGCAATATTGATCGTGGTGTGACGGAAACACAATTACAGTCACTATTTGAAGCTTATGGCACCATTCAATCTTGCACGATTGTGTTAGACCAAAAAACAGGAGGCTCAAAAGGCTTTGGTTTTGTTGAAATGCCTAAGCCAGGCGAAGCAAAAGCTGCTGTTAAAAATTTAAATGGAAAAAATATCCAAGGCAGCGAATTGCGCGTTAAAAAAGCAGAGAAAAAATCGGCTGTTTCTCCAGAATCTTCAAAGCCAAACCTTTATAACAAGTTGAAATGA
- a CDS encoding DUF3565 domain-containing protein yields the protein MKRKICAYHQDAESDWVAELECGHYQHVRHNPPWVNRPWVETEKGRTSNLGIKLECKKCNQAMPKDTCE from the coding sequence ATGAAACGGAAAATTTGCGCATACCATCAAGATGCTGAGTCTGATTGGGTGGCAGAGTTGGAGTGTGGTCATTATCAGCATGTTCGTCATAATCCTCCCTGGGTAAATAGACCATGGGTAGAGACTGAGAAAGGCCGAACATCTAATCTTGGTATTAAGCTTGAATGTAAAAAATGTAACCAAGCCATGCCTAAAGACACGTGCGAATAG
- a CDS encoding HAD-IIB family hydrolase, producing MKPVQPIIFTDMDGSLLDHDSYSHADADELLAWLRNKQIPVIPVTSKTRAEVLKLREQLNNQHPFIVENGAAVFSPLSYFKHNDFETTKDGYYCVKSFVESRAHWQAVLRQVDVHLNEAFLSFEQCGIEGIMEMTGLTLDEARLASQREFGEPLKWQGTEAQLNSFSRYVCSEGGQLLRGGRFVHLSGICDKGLALRWLLGKYKQQKFDKDIVAIALGDSHNDTAMLEAVDYAIVIRSPAHDYPQLKQHPNQFVYKTEQEGPRGWVEGMMQVLAKLGINN from the coding sequence ATGAAGCCTGTGCAGCCAATTATTTTTACTGACATGGATGGTTCTCTATTGGACCATGATTCCTATAGTCATGCTGATGCCGATGAACTGCTTGCCTGGTTGAGAAATAAACAGATTCCTGTCATTCCTGTCACAAGTAAGACACGTGCAGAGGTGCTTAAATTGCGCGAACAATTAAATAACCAACATCCATTTATTGTAGAAAATGGTGCAGCTGTATTTTCGCCTCTAAGTTACTTTAAGCATAATGATTTTGAAACTACTAAAGATGGTTATTATTGTGTGAAGTCATTTGTTGAGTCTCGAGCACACTGGCAGGCGGTGTTGCGCCAAGTTGATGTGCACTTAAATGAGGCATTTTTATCCTTCGAGCAGTGTGGAATTGAAGGAATAATGGAAATGACCGGATTAACTCTAGACGAAGCGCGACTTGCTTCGCAGCGGGAATTTGGTGAGCCATTAAAATGGCAAGGTACTGAGGCTCAGTTAAATTCTTTCAGTCGGTATGTGTGTTCTGAAGGAGGGCAATTATTGCGAGGTGGAAGATTTGTTCATCTGTCCGGTATCTGTGATAAAGGACTCGCGTTACGCTGGTTATTGGGTAAATATAAACAGCAGAAATTTGACAAAGATATAGTCGCTATTGCGCTAGGTGATAGTCATAATGATACTGCTATGCTTGAGGCAGTAGATTATGCCATTGTAATTCGATCGCCAGCGCATGATTATCCTCAATTAAAGCAACATCCGAATCAGTTTGTGTATAAGACAGAACAAGAAGGGCCGCGGGGATGGGTGGAAGGAATGATGCAAGTGTTAGCTAAGTTGGGAATAAATAATTAA
- a CDS encoding glycosyl transferase produces MGDFHQSGIVTTLHNLTNRTTEQLESELVSFSEQRRMGLILPSLYSELQTDALPNIVATLKQVPYLNQIVIGLDRADQSEYQHALKFFSSLPQKHRVLWNDGPRLRALHEELSARDLAPTELGKGRNVWYCMGYILASGQTDSVALHDCDILTYERDLLARLIYPVANPRFNYEFCKGYYARFANGKINGRVSRLFVTPLLRALKKVVGHNDYLEFMDSFRYPLAGEFSFRTDVLNDLRIPSDWGLEIGVLSEMHRNYAHNRLCQVDIAESYDHKHQDLSLEDKKKGLSKMSTDIAKALFRKMATQGVVFSNETFRTLKATYLRIALDFVETYHNDASFNGLDHDIHLEELAVEAFSENLVNAGQTFLDNPMETPFIPSWNRIASAMPDVFARLRNAVEEDNQEFSK; encoded by the coding sequence ATGGGCGATTTTCATCAAAGCGGTATTGTTACAACATTACATAACTTGACTAATAGAACAACAGAGCAACTTGAATCTGAACTAGTGAGTTTTAGTGAGCAACGTCGTATGGGTTTAATACTTCCTTCCTTGTACTCTGAATTACAAACCGACGCACTTCCTAATATTGTGGCCACTTTAAAACAAGTTCCCTATTTAAATCAAATTGTGATTGGTTTAGATCGTGCTGATCAGTCAGAGTATCAACATGCGCTTAAGTTTTTCTCATCACTACCACAAAAACATCGTGTGCTTTGGAATGATGGTCCACGTTTGCGAGCATTGCATGAGGAATTGTCTGCACGAGATTTAGCGCCCACTGAATTAGGTAAAGGAAGAAATGTTTGGTACTGCATGGGTTATATTCTTGCATCAGGTCAGACGGATTCTGTGGCATTGCATGATTGCGATATTCTGACTTATGAGCGTGATTTATTAGCACGATTAATATACCCAGTGGCTAATCCACGCTTCAATTATGAATTTTGTAAAGGCTATTATGCGCGTTTTGCAAATGGGAAAATAAATGGTCGTGTGAGTCGATTATTTGTCACACCTTTGCTACGCGCACTTAAAAAAGTTGTCGGGCATAATGATTACTTAGAATTTATGGATAGCTTTAGATATCCATTGGCGGGAGAGTTTTCTTTTAGAACTGATGTATTGAATGATTTGCGTATTCCAAGTGATTGGGGTTTAGAGATAGGTGTATTATCTGAAATGCATCGTAACTATGCACATAATCGGCTCTGTCAGGTAGATATTGCGGAATCTTATGATCATAAGCACCAGGACCTGTCACTAGAAGATAAGAAAAAAGGTTTGTCAAAAATGTCGACGGATATCGCTAAAGCCTTATTTAGAAAAATGGCAACACAAGGCGTGGTGTTCTCAAATGAAACCTTTAGAACATTGAAAGCAACATATTTGCGTATCGCATTAGATTTTGTTGAAACCTATCATAATGATGCTAGTTTTAATGGGCTTGATCATGATATTCATTTAGAAGAGTTAGCAGTAGAAGCATTTTCTGAGAATTTGGTTAATGCAGGACAGACATTTTTAGATAACCCAATGGAAACACCTTTTATACCTAGTTGGAATCGAATTGCCAGCGCTATGCCTGATGTGTTCGCTCGCCTAAGGAATGCTGTCGAAGAAGACAATCAAGAATTCTCAAAATAA
- a CDS encoding sugar phosphorylase, with amino-acid sequence MSDLLQALIQRTTLHVEAIYADVDNVTDYQQLAKQLIQAAQLETTQAAPINQLEYWDQSDVAMITYADTVRENNMVPLQVLHSFLDEFCSDIINIVHILPFFPFSSDDGFAVIDYQKVNERHGNWDDVSNIASQYHLMSDLVINHCSSNSLWFKNFKTNKDPGKDYFFTILPEDDLSKVVRPRTNNLLKSVETEDGIKHVWCTFSHDQIDLDFSNPKVLIEFVKIIRFYLDRGVRIFRFDAVAFLWKIVGTSCLNLNQTHEIVRLLRTLIERIRSDAIIITETNIPNRENLSYFGNANEAHCVYNFSLPPLLLNTLLTGDCHYLKQWMMSMPPAQHGTAYFNFIASHDGIGLRPAEGLMSEDEIDAIMKAVENFGGKVSWRTGADGKERPYELNIALFDALQGTIKGKDHFGEDRFVCAHSIMLALEGIPAFYIHSLLATGNDYGRLESTKRNRTINRHRWQLDEVKRVLSNSSTQHSRVYKRMKHLISIRREQAAFHPNATQFTLHLGNQVFGFWRQSMDRRQSIFCISNISTETLSLSLSDINLIGTENWLDLISGEVLKDIDGSFELQPYQTCWITNK; translated from the coding sequence ATGAGTGATTTATTGCAAGCGCTTATACAGCGCACCACTCTGCATGTGGAAGCAATTTATGCAGATGTTGATAATGTCACAGATTATCAACAATTAGCTAAGCAGCTAATTCAAGCAGCTCAACTGGAAACAACGCAAGCAGCACCGATTAATCAATTGGAATACTGGGACCAGTCTGATGTTGCCATGATTACTTATGCAGATACTGTACGTGAAAACAATATGGTTCCATTGCAAGTGCTACATAGTTTCCTAGATGAGTTTTGTAGCGATATTATTAATATAGTGCATATATTGCCATTCTTTCCGTTTAGTTCTGATGATGGGTTTGCTGTTATTGATTATCAAAAAGTGAATGAGAGGCATGGTAATTGGGATGATGTAAGTAATATCGCTAGTCAGTATCATTTAATGTCTGACTTGGTGATTAACCACTGCTCTAGTAATAGTCTTTGGTTTAAGAATTTCAAGACTAATAAAGACCCTGGGAAAGATTATTTTTTCACGATATTACCCGAAGATGACTTATCAAAAGTTGTTCGGCCCCGCACCAATAATTTATTAAAAAGTGTCGAGACTGAAGATGGGATTAAGCACGTATGGTGTACATTCAGTCATGACCAGATTGATCTAGATTTTTCTAATCCAAAAGTGCTAATTGAATTTGTCAAAATCATCCGCTTTTATTTGGATCGAGGTGTGCGTATTTTTCGTTTCGATGCTGTGGCATTTTTATGGAAAATTGTTGGTACTAGTTGTTTGAACTTAAATCAAACACATGAAATTGTTAGATTGCTAAGGACGTTAATCGAGCGCATACGTTCAGATGCAATAATTATTACTGAAACAAATATACCTAATCGAGAAAATCTTTCGTATTTTGGAAATGCCAATGAAGCGCACTGTGTTTATAACTTTTCACTGCCACCATTATTGCTGAATACATTATTAACGGGTGATTGCCATTATTTGAAACAATGGATGATGAGTATGCCGCCCGCTCAACACGGTACTGCCTATTTTAATTTCATTGCTTCACATGATGGAATTGGTTTAAGGCCTGCAGAAGGTTTGATGAGTGAAGATGAAATTGATGCGATTATGAAAGCGGTAGAGAATTTTGGTGGCAAGGTTTCTTGGCGTACGGGCGCTGATGGAAAAGAACGACCGTATGAATTGAATATTGCTTTATTTGATGCATTGCAAGGAACAATCAAAGGTAAAGATCATTTTGGGGAAGATAGATTTGTTTGTGCCCATTCGATTATGTTAGCGCTCGAAGGTATTCCAGCATTTTATATTCATAGTTTATTAGCGACAGGTAACGATTATGGTCGATTAGAAAGCACCAAACGTAATCGTACTATTAATCGTCATCGCTGGCAGTTAGATGAAGTTAAACGAGTTTTGAGTAATTCATCAACGCAACATTCGCGTGTTTACAAACGTATGAAACATCTAATAAGCATCAGGCGTGAACAAGCTGCATTTCATCCTAATGCCACTCAATTTACCTTGCATCTAGGCAATCAAGTGTTTGGTTTTTGGCGTCAGAGCATGGATCGGCGACAAAGTATATTTTGTATTAGTAACATTTCAACTGAGACATTATCTTTGTCGTTATCTGATATCAATTTAATTGGCACTGAAAATTGGCTTGATCTTATTAGTGGCGAAGTGCTTAAAGATATAGATGGTTCGTTTGAATTGCAGCCTTATCAAACTTGTTGGATTACAAATAAATAG
- the mutS gene encoding DNA mismatch repair protein MutS has product MTNQSSEKHTPMMQQYLGIKADHPDKLLFYRMGDFYELFMEDAEQAANLLDLTLTSRGNSNGQRIPMAGVPVHAAEGYLGRLVKSGQSIAVCEQVSDPAASKGLVKREVVRIVTPGTVTDENLLDQKRDNHICAIYVQSKSIGLASIELGSGDFLLQTFTSEDELLAEIERLQPAEIICQEYSELSLNQRKSQTQPEWIFEFDSAHRLLTEQFGTKDLTGFGCDDSPTAICAAGGLLQYVKDTQRKALPHITGLHVQRHDEYIIVDAISRKNLEIDQSIDGGTKHCLTSVIDHTKTAMGARCLRRWIGQPCLNMATLQLRYQSIDSFIQTKLYLDLQEQLKIIADIERIRARIAIQTARPRDLTALRDSLHLLPNIQSLLSTFTEGRIYSLQQQLDLPSELNELLTSSLKDEPSAFIKDGGVIATGHDSELDELRTLHNNADDYLLQLEQREQQDTGIAALKVAYNRVHGYYIEVSKLQVDKIPDRYTRRQTLKNVERYITPELKEFEDKVLSAKERALSREKYLYDKILEKLLVYLPPLQSIANALAELDVLACFAQVALDFNYAQPELSDVIGIDIKQGRHPVIEKIQNTPFVANDITLSSDSRLLLITGPNMGGKSTFMRQTALIAILAFAGCYVPAEYAKLGPIDRIYTRVGAADDLSTGRSTFMVEMTEAANILNNATENSLVLMDEIGRGTSTFDGLSLAWACADHLVQINRSLTMFATHYFELTSLANELDGAVNIHIDAIEHDDEIVFLHTVKPGPANQSYGLQVAQLAGVPRSVIKNAKQRLALLEQQSLSKDTMQTELPLIVESLNTHPVIEKLEEITPDNLTPKQALELLYQLKELEDD; this is encoded by the coding sequence ATGACAAACCAATCTTCTGAAAAGCATACGCCAATGATGCAGCAGTACCTAGGCATCAAAGCGGATCACCCTGACAAACTTCTTTTTTACCGCATGGGTGATTTCTATGAACTATTTATGGAAGATGCAGAACAAGCGGCAAATTTACTAGACTTGACGCTGACATCTCGTGGCAATTCCAATGGTCAGCGCATCCCAATGGCGGGTGTTCCCGTCCACGCGGCAGAAGGATATTTAGGCCGATTAGTAAAATCTGGGCAATCGATTGCTGTGTGCGAACAAGTGAGCGATCCTGCCGCAAGCAAAGGATTAGTAAAGCGTGAAGTCGTACGCATTGTCACACCCGGTACTGTTACTGATGAAAATTTACTCGACCAAAAACGTGATAATCATATTTGTGCTATTTACGTTCAAAGCAAATCTATCGGTTTAGCCAGTATCGAACTGGGCTCAGGAGATTTTCTTCTCCAAACTTTTACTAGCGAAGATGAATTACTTGCAGAAATAGAACGATTACAGCCTGCTGAAATTATTTGCCAAGAATACTCAGAATTATCATTAAATCAGCGAAAATCACAAACCCAACCCGAATGGATTTTTGAATTTGATAGCGCCCACCGGTTACTCACAGAACAATTTGGGACCAAAGATTTAACTGGCTTTGGATGTGATGACTCACCAACAGCTATTTGTGCTGCGGGTGGCTTATTGCAATACGTCAAAGATACACAACGCAAAGCGTTGCCCCACATTACTGGTTTGCATGTGCAACGCCATGACGAATACATTATCGTTGACGCCATTAGTCGAAAGAATCTTGAAATTGATCAATCAATTGATGGTGGCACTAAACACTGCCTTACCAGCGTAATCGATCACACTAAAACCGCCATGGGTGCACGTTGTTTACGCCGATGGATTGGACAACCTTGCTTGAACATGGCAACGTTGCAATTGCGCTATCAATCCATAGATAGCTTCATTCAAACAAAACTCTATCTAGATTTACAAGAACAACTCAAGATCATTGCTGATATTGAGCGCATCCGCGCACGTATTGCCATACAAACCGCAAGGCCTAGAGACTTAACCGCATTAAGAGACTCATTACACCTGTTACCCAATATTCAATCATTACTAAGCACATTTACAGAAGGTAGAATTTATTCACTACAGCAGCAACTTGATCTGCCTAGTGAACTGAATGAGTTATTAACCTCATCCTTAAAAGACGAACCCTCTGCTTTTATTAAAGATGGTGGCGTCATTGCCACAGGACATGACAGCGAGTTAGATGAATTACGCACTTTGCACAACAATGCTGATGATTATTTATTACAGTTAGAGCAACGCGAACAACAAGATACCGGTATTGCGGCATTAAAAGTGGCATATAATCGTGTGCATGGTTATTACATTGAAGTTAGCAAGCTGCAAGTTGATAAAATTCCTGATCGCTACACTCGCAGACAGACATTAAAAAACGTTGAACGTTACATCACTCCAGAACTAAAAGAATTTGAAGATAAAGTACTCAGCGCTAAAGAACGGGCACTAAGTCGTGAAAAGTATTTATACGATAAAATACTCGAAAAGTTATTAGTATATCTACCTCCACTGCAATCTATTGCAAATGCACTAGCTGAACTTGATGTGCTGGCTTGTTTTGCTCAAGTAGCATTAGATTTTAATTATGCACAACCTGAACTAAGTGATGTGATTGGCATAGACATCAAACAAGGACGTCATCCAGTAATCGAAAAAATACAAAATACGCCTTTTGTTGCCAACGATATAACATTAAGTTCAGATTCACGACTGCTGCTAATTACTGGTCCTAATATGGGCGGCAAATCCACCTTTATGCGTCAAACTGCTTTGATTGCTATTCTTGCTTTTGCAGGCTGCTATGTACCTGCCGAATATGCCAAACTCGGGCCGATCGACAGAATATACACGCGTGTAGGAGCTGCTGACGATTTAAGTACCGGCCGATCAACATTTATGGTTGAAATGACCGAAGCAGCTAATATATTAAACAACGCCACCGAAAATAGTTTAGTCCTGATGGATGAAATTGGACGAGGGACTAGCACCTTTGATGGCTTATCGTTAGCGTGGGCTTGCGCAGATCATCTAGTGCAAATTAATCGTTCACTAACAATGTTTGCCACCCATTACTTTGAACTAACGTCGTTAGCAAATGAACTAGATGGTGCAGTAAATATTCATATCGATGCCATAGAACATGATGATGAGATTGTATTTTTACATACAGTAAAACCTGGCCCTGCTAATCAGAGCTATGGCTTGCAGGTAGCGCAATTAGCTGGCGTACCTAGAAGTGTGATAAAAAATGCTAAACAACGCCTGGCATTGTTAGAACAGCAGTCTCTTTCCAAGGATACTATGCAAACAGAATTACCCCTCATAGTTGAATCACTAAACACTCACCCTGTTATTGAAAAATTAGAAGAAATTACGCCGGACAACTTAACGCCTAAGCAGGCTTTAGAATTACTATATCAGCTAAAAGAATTAGAAGATGATTAA
- a CDS encoding CinA family protein, producing the protein MAELLRANDQMLAVAESCTGGWLAKVCTDLPGSSEWFERGFVTYSNEAKQDMLSVLNTTIETQGAVSQQTVEQMASGVLSHSRAHWAIAISGVAGPGGGSDTNPVGSVWFAWMKKNQNPITIKQIFSGTREQVRQQSVEFALAELAKLLK; encoded by the coding sequence GTGGCTGAATTATTGAGGGCTAATGATCAAATGTTAGCCGTGGCTGAGTCTTGCACTGGTGGATGGCTGGCTAAAGTATGCACAGACTTACCTGGTAGCTCTGAATGGTTTGAGCGTGGGTTTGTCACTTACAGTAATGAAGCTAAGCAAGACATGCTAAGTGTATTAAATACAACTATTGAAACTCAAGGTGCAGTCAGTCAGCAAACAGTGGAACAAATGGCGTCGGGCGTACTTAGTCATAGCCGTGCGCATTGGGCCATTGCAATATCAGGTGTTGCCGGCCCTGGTGGTGGTAGTGATACTAATCCTGTAGGTTCTGTATGGTTTGCATGGATGAAAAAAAATCAAAATCCAATCACAATTAAACAAATATTTTCTGGTACGCGCGAGCAGGTACGCCAGCAATCAGTTGAATTTGCATTAGCAGAGTTGGCTAAGTTGTTGAAATGA
- the thpR gene encoding RNA 2',3'-cyclic phosphodiesterase, with product MSVRRLFLAFWPNEQQLEKLHELQCDYVGWGREVLPENFHVTLLFLGNISYEVTDCFVQNLQDISVQPFRMKLDRLGYFDKTKIFWVGPTSVPLELESLYKSVRNCAQCCGISKLSKRYIPHVSLLRNSEIPISNPDFAPIEWQVEEFHLVESRLDKDGARYYTLDSFRLANLV from the coding sequence ATGAGCGTAAGACGATTATTTTTGGCATTCTGGCCTAATGAACAACAACTTGAGAAGTTACATGAGCTTCAGTGTGATTACGTAGGTTGGGGAAGAGAGGTGTTACCTGAGAATTTTCACGTAACATTATTATTCTTAGGAAATATTTCTTATGAGGTAACAGATTGCTTCGTGCAAAATTTACAAGATATCTCTGTACAGCCATTTCGTATGAAATTAGATCGATTGGGTTATTTTGATAAAACAAAAATATTTTGGGTTGGTCCGACTAGCGTTCCTCTAGAGCTCGAAAGTTTATATAAAAGTGTTCGCAACTGTGCGCAATGCTGTGGTATTTCAAAATTAAGTAAGCGTTATATACCGCATGTTTCCCTGTTAAGAAATTCTGAAATTCCCATTTCTAATCCAGACTTTGCGCCTATTGAATGGCAAGTTGAAGAATTTCATTTGGTGGAATCTCGACTTGATAAAGATGGCGCACGTTACTACACATTAGACAGTTTTAGATTAGCAAATCTTGTGTAG